The Nitrospira tepida genome includes a window with the following:
- a CDS encoding YdbH domain-containing protein translates to MLTRLAKILAGLLLIILGLTFLLYGILPDLASRLLTRLLIQRGFDQVVVQVDRPGLISLRIPRLSVQKDLGPEHLRLQLEDVQVEYDLRELLGGRVNTVVVPRASIMLQDEQRGPEPTGEAELSKQAALSLGALFQPIPRLPLDQLFLDQVTVHRDRASGPFRDMTISGTVQEREQVLTGALTFKGLEGSAYQLRWMGRHAGSMTAELHRIGRQGSPVVAFRTEEVPAESDLRLRGTFQTEFQELAPLLALMVPLGPQIEQISGTVMAEWSVTASRSAAVQSLWLDPETKVEGQVRLRLALPEWPGRAQTMALLLSGRVSGNGHRLDWTLNEDSLFGANVSLAAVKLPAWLMDPLAKGFSPLTIDVPSGTHGHLIPSTESPSWAMEGPVRIRYGNATRPIRAELIATSLAQSPVQELSGRGTVHVEGKLGPIAQDLIQVAEATWNVDGEVTVEATRAEVLVDRASVVKTSRVRMDQFRASNVSLAVAEPVRLLVDLPSQHWVMNRGLVRLRAPSFVMKETRVTLDRADLGIKRLEPVENGWNADLTLALSRLAPSMTTPTLPPSNWQAHAVTDQSMITVEVEGTTPENFLSVTGTGTHHWSEKQGSARLRVGPVRFEPPQALLSTLATPWPYPFDIVRGEVSSDITVSWKGDPRQAEERPTIQQGTVTVSLSGLDGRYHTYDIRGLSTNVVVEVQGMDVLSMPEPAKVTVASVQGPVEVTKVSCEVQVGKVEWTDPSTIAWVDLRRLRAGLFGGQVVSEGLRYDPAQPVHRLTLQLQNFEVQKLLNLEQQKGLEGTGLLDGTLPLVISGRAVMVEEGLVEARPPGGVIRYRPPPAAGQAVASTNPHMEMVLQALSDFHYNVLAMSVQYQEDGTLLLNTRLEGRNPGWQNGRPVHFNLNVQENIPALLKTLETVTKVQDALTERLDRQGGSGGEPEGGDKDAPEREERRGDR, encoded by the coding sequence GTGCTGACGCGACTCGCCAAAATTCTCGCCGGCTTGCTGCTGATCATCTTGGGGTTGACGTTCCTGCTCTATGGCATCCTGCCGGACCTGGCGTCCCGGCTGTTGACCCGCCTCCTGATCCAGCGTGGATTTGACCAGGTCGTCGTGCAGGTGGACCGACCGGGCCTGATCTCCCTGCGCATCCCGCGCCTGTCGGTTCAAAAAGACCTGGGTCCTGAGCACCTGCGCCTCCAACTGGAGGATGTCCAGGTGGAGTACGACCTGCGAGAACTGCTCGGGGGACGAGTCAATACGGTGGTTGTCCCCCGTGCCTCGATCATGCTTCAAGATGAGCAGCGAGGGCCTGAGCCCACCGGCGAAGCGGAATTATCGAAGCAGGCGGCGCTGTCGTTGGGAGCCCTGTTCCAGCCGATTCCGCGGTTGCCTCTCGACCAACTGTTTCTGGATCAAGTGACGGTGCATCGGGATCGTGCCAGCGGGCCCTTTCGCGACATGACGATTTCCGGAACCGTCCAGGAACGCGAGCAGGTGCTCACGGGGGCCCTGACCTTCAAGGGCCTGGAGGGGAGCGCCTACCAATTGCGATGGATGGGCCGACATGCCGGCTCGATGACGGCGGAGTTGCATCGGATCGGACGGCAGGGTTCCCCGGTCGTTGCCTTTCGTACAGAGGAAGTGCCGGCCGAATCGGACCTCCGCCTGCGCGGGACCTTTCAGACGGAATTTCAGGAACTGGCGCCCCTGTTGGCCTTGATGGTTCCGCTCGGCCCGCAGATCGAGCAGATCTCCGGCACCGTGATGGCCGAATGGTCGGTAACGGCGTCGCGGTCGGCGGCGGTGCAGTCCCTCTGGCTCGATCCGGAGACCAAGGTCGAAGGGCAGGTGCGGCTCCGGTTGGCGCTCCCCGAATGGCCGGGGCGGGCACAGACCATGGCTCTCTTGCTCAGCGGGCGGGTGTCCGGCAATGGCCATCGTCTCGACTGGACGCTGAACGAAGACAGCCTCTTCGGAGCCAATGTTTCGCTTGCGGCGGTGAAGCTGCCGGCTTGGCTGATGGATCCGCTTGCCAAGGGCTTCTCTCCCTTGACGATCGATGTGCCGTCCGGCACGCATGGCCATCTGATCCCCTCGACCGAATCGCCATCGTGGGCCATGGAGGGTCCGGTCCGCATTCGGTACGGGAATGCCACGAGGCCGATCCGTGCCGAACTGATCGCTACGAGCCTGGCCCAGTCACCAGTTCAGGAGCTGTCAGGGCGAGGGACGGTTCATGTGGAGGGCAAGCTTGGCCCGATCGCACAAGACCTTATTCAGGTGGCTGAGGCGACGTGGAATGTAGATGGGGAGGTGACGGTCGAGGCGACCAGGGCTGAGGTCCTGGTCGATCGCGCCTCGGTGGTAAAGACATCGAGAGTGCGCATGGACCAGTTCCGGGCGTCGAATGTGAGCCTGGCCGTCGCGGAGCCGGTTCGCCTGCTGGTCGATCTGCCGAGCCAACATTGGGTGATGAATCGCGGCCTGGTTCGACTGCGCGCGCCCAGTTTCGTTATGAAGGAGACCAGGGTCACGCTCGATCGAGCGGATCTTGGGATCAAGCGCTTGGAGCCGGTCGAGAACGGCTGGAATGCGGATCTGACGCTCGCGCTTTCCCGGTTGGCGCCCAGCATGACCACGCCGACCCTGCCTCCGTCGAACTGGCAGGCCCATGCTGTAACGGACCAGTCGATGATCACGGTCGAGGTGGAGGGGACGACGCCCGAAAACTTCCTATCAGTGACCGGCACCGGCACCCATCACTGGTCCGAGAAACAGGGCTCGGCGCGTCTGCGTGTGGGGCCGGTCCGGTTCGAGCCGCCGCAAGCCCTGCTCAGCACGTTGGCGACCCCCTGGCCCTATCCGTTCGATATCGTTCGGGGCGAGGTCTCGTCGGATATCACGGTGAGTTGGAAGGGGGACCCAAGACAGGCCGAGGAGCGACCGACGATTCAACAGGGCACCGTGACGGTGTCGTTGAGCGGACTCGACGGACGGTATCACACGTATGACATCCGTGGCCTGTCGACGAATGTCGTGGTGGAGGTCCAGGGCATGGACGTTCTCAGCATGCCGGAACCGGCCAAGGTGACCGTGGCGTCCGTTCAGGGACCGGTCGAGGTCACCAAGGTGTCCTGCGAGGTGCAGGTCGGGAAAGTCGAGTGGACCGATCCCTCGACCATCGCCTGGGTCGATCTTCGGCGCCTGCGCGCCGGCCTGTTCGGCGGCCAGGTTGTCAGCGAGGGGCTCCGATACGATCCGGCTCAGCCGGTTCACCGGCTCACGCTCCAGCTTCAAAACTTCGAGGTCCAGAAGCTCCTGAACCTGGAGCAACAGAAGGGTCTGGAGGGCACCGGTCTCTTGGACGGCACGTTGCCCCTGGTCATCAGCGGCAGGGCGGTCATGGTCGAGGAGGGGCTGGTGGAAGCCCGCCCGCCGGGCGGCGTGATTCGATACCGGCCGCCGCCGGCCGCCGGCCAGGCGGTCGCGTCGACAAATCCGCACATGGAAATGGTTTTGCAAGCGCTTTCCGATTTTCACTACAATGTGCTCGCGATGTCCGTGCAGTATCAAGAGGACGGGACCCTGCTGCTGAATACGCGTCTCGAGGGGCGCAATCCCGGGTGGCAGAACGGGCGGCCGGTGCACTTCAACCTGAACGTACAGGAGAATATCCCGGCGCTGTTAAAGACGCTGGAGACGGTGACGAAGGTACAGGATGCCCTCACCGAGCGATTGGACAGGCAGGGCGGCAGTGGCGGCGAGCCCGAGGGCGGCGACAAAGACGCTCCGGAGCGTGAAGAGAGGAGAGGAGATCGGTGA
- a CDS encoding sulfite oxidase-like oxidoreductase, with the protein MDSNDRLIQKKQAWAREKRGLGGREVEDEAPEPDRLPPGQHLVNNWPVLDLGYKPEIPLEEWRLTVGGFVAQPLTWTWQEFLAQPPFRSVSDFHCVTTWSTFDNEWEGVSFKHLIGLVKPLSLAKFVLFKSYDDYTTNLPLEACDDDDVLLCHSWNGKPLTKEHGGPVRMIVPKRYAWKGAKWVKEITFSDRDEKGFWEVRGYSNSAFPWKNDRYS; encoded by the coding sequence ATGGACAGCAACGACCGTCTGATTCAAAAGAAACAAGCCTGGGCGCGGGAGAAACGCGGACTCGGCGGGCGGGAGGTCGAGGACGAGGCGCCGGAGCCGGATCGGCTGCCGCCCGGGCAGCACCTCGTCAACAACTGGCCGGTGCTCGACCTGGGCTATAAGCCGGAGATCCCGCTTGAGGAGTGGCGACTCACCGTCGGCGGCTTCGTAGCCCAACCGCTAACCTGGACCTGGCAGGAGTTTCTGGCGCAGCCGCCGTTCCGCTCCGTCTCGGACTTTCACTGCGTCACGACCTGGAGCACCTTCGACAACGAATGGGAAGGCGTGAGCTTCAAGCACCTGATTGGCCTGGTGAAGCCGCTGAGCCTGGCGAAGTTCGTCCTGTTCAAGTCCTACGACGACTATACGACCAATCTCCCGCTCGAGGCTTGCGACGACGATGACGTCCTGCTCTGCCATTCTTGGAACGGGAAGCCGCTGACGAAGGAGCACGGGGGGCCGGTGCGGATGATCGTTCCCAAACGCTACGCCTGGAAGGGCGCCAAGTGGGTGAAGGAGATCACGTTCTCGGATCGCGACGAGAAGGGGTTCTGGGAAGTCCGCGGCTACTCGAATTCCGCCTTCCCCTGGAAGAACGACCGGTACAGTTGA
- a CDS encoding type II secretion system F family protein has protein sequence MLTVLIALGIFVTILLFLQGCAAVHRAMVPRGMDRAIERIQKWSAPEAAAQLDIVRKESLSDIPWLNALLLQARRIQPLRTLHRQADCRTPLGLFVLAMPLLGLAGLMTALSLHVPLAPAVLLAASAGSLPACYLYWLKRQRMAMFERQLPEALELVSRALRAGHAFSVGLKLVGEEAADPIGMEFRRVFEEVAMGVALPQALQNMTNRIDCVDLRFFVTSVLVQRETGGNLAEIIDSLAGLIRERFELQLRVRALSAEGRMSAIVLFGLPLFVGGLLFKMNPEYMGLLFTDPWGQNLATVGSLLMVIGAAVMKRMVAIKV, from the coding sequence ATGCTGACCGTCCTGATCGCCTTGGGGATCTTCGTCACGATCCTGTTGTTTCTGCAAGGCTGTGCGGCCGTGCATCGAGCCATGGTTCCGCGCGGGATGGATCGCGCCATCGAGCGGATCCAGAAATGGTCGGCCCCGGAAGCGGCTGCTCAATTGGACATTGTCCGCAAGGAGTCGTTGAGCGACATTCCTTGGTTGAACGCTCTCTTGCTCCAGGCTCGTCGCATCCAACCTCTCCGCACGCTCCATCGGCAGGCGGACTGTCGGACTCCCTTGGGCCTGTTCGTGCTGGCCATGCCTCTCTTAGGATTGGCGGGACTCATGACGGCCCTGTCACTGCACGTCCCCCTTGCGCCGGCGGTCCTCCTGGCGGCGTCGGCGGGCTCCCTGCCGGCCTGCTACCTCTATTGGCTCAAGCGTCAACGGATGGCGATGTTTGAACGTCAGTTGCCGGAGGCGCTGGAACTCGTCTCGCGAGCCCTCCGGGCCGGGCATGCGTTCTCAGTGGGGTTGAAGCTGGTTGGAGAGGAGGCGGCCGATCCCATCGGCATGGAGTTTCGGCGGGTCTTTGAAGAGGTGGCAATGGGAGTCGCCCTTCCGCAGGCGCTCCAGAACATGACCAACCGGATTGATTGCGTGGATTTGCGGTTCTTCGTGACGTCGGTGCTGGTCCAGCGGGAGACCGGCGGCAACCTCGCGGAGATCATCGATTCGTTGGCCGGACTCATCCGCGAACGGTTCGAGTTGCAGCTCAGAGTGCGGGCCTTGTCTGCAGAAGGGCGGATGTCGGCAATTGTGTTGTTCGGCCTTCCGCTATTTGTGGGGGGGCTCCTCTTTAAAATGAATCCTGAGTACATGGGGCTCTTGTTCACGGATCCCTGGGGTCAGAATCTCGCGACCGTCGGCAGCCTGTTGATGGTGATCGGCGCGGCGGTGATGAAACGGATGGTGGCGATTAAGGTCTGA
- a CDS encoding DUF362 domain-containing protein, with amino-acid sequence MSNQRESKLGQGLTRRDLLFAGAAGVVIGTGWLLLPKRYLRLPQQAQTFVAKAARYELDIADAISRGLRELGVTAEEVKGKRILLKPNLVETSSRAPHINTHPLVLRGAIEAFLGLGAGSVMVAEGPGHRRDTLAVYEESGLADVLTEDRITFHDLNYITGYEMANVGRQTSLPTLTFPALFKEVDWIVSVAKMKTHHWAGATLSMKNLFGVMPGIYYGWPKNVLHHAGIENSILDINATLKPQFAIVDGIVGMEGDGPIMGDPKQVGVLVMGRNLPAVDATCCRIMGIDPYRLSYLARADRWLGPIDDSCIEQRGETIASVRTDFRLIEKIPAQQGIRLA; translated from the coding sequence GTGTCGAATCAGAGGGAATCGAAACTTGGACAAGGCCTGACTCGTCGCGATCTGCTCTTTGCAGGGGCGGCAGGGGTGGTCATTGGAACCGGATGGTTGCTGCTCCCCAAGCGGTATCTTCGGCTGCCGCAACAGGCTCAAACCTTTGTCGCGAAGGCGGCTCGGTACGAGTTGGATATCGCCGATGCGATTTCACGTGGCCTGCGCGAGCTGGGAGTGACGGCTGAGGAAGTGAAGGGCAAACGGATTCTGCTCAAGCCGAATCTTGTGGAGACCAGTTCCAGGGCGCCCCACATCAATACCCATCCGCTGGTCCTGCGTGGGGCGATTGAAGCATTCCTCGGACTTGGGGCGGGGTCCGTCATGGTCGCCGAAGGACCTGGTCATCGGAGAGATACGCTGGCGGTCTATGAAGAATCCGGCCTGGCGGATGTGCTGACGGAAGATCGCATCACGTTTCACGACCTGAATTACATCACGGGCTATGAGATGGCGAATGTCGGGAGGCAGACCTCCTTACCGACGCTGACGTTTCCCGCCCTGTTCAAGGAAGTCGATTGGATTGTTTCCGTGGCCAAAATGAAGACGCACCATTGGGCTGGCGCGACGTTGTCGATGAAAAACCTGTTCGGCGTGATGCCCGGCATCTATTATGGCTGGCCGAAGAACGTGTTGCACCATGCGGGGATCGAAAATTCGATCCTGGATATCAACGCGACGTTGAAGCCGCAGTTTGCGATTGTGGACGGCATCGTCGGCATGGAAGGCGATGGCCCGATCATGGGCGATCCCAAGCAGGTGGGGGTGCTCGTGATGGGGCGCAATCTTCCGGCGGTGGATGCGACTTGTTGCCGGATCATGGGGATTGATCCGTACAGGCTGTCGTATTTGGCTCGGGCCGATCGCTGGCTGGGACCGATCGATGACTCCTGTATCGAGCAGCGGGGCGAAACGATCGCGTCCGTGCGCACCGACTTTCGGTTGATCGAGAAGATTCCCGCGCAGCAAGGAATTCGTCTCGCTTGA
- a CDS encoding YybH family protein has product MSIRRPEDMHAVFNERFNEGDLDGLLALYEPNAKLAPQPGQEVQGREAIRTALQGFLALKPRMDLTTRYVLEAGDMAVLSGQWKLTGTGPDGSAVEMGGKSVEVLRRQPDGTWLYVLDLPFGAD; this is encoded by the coding sequence ATGTCCATTCGCCGACCGGAAGACATGCATGCGGTATTCAATGAGCGGTTCAACGAAGGGGATTTGGACGGGTTGCTCGCGCTCTATGAACCGAACGCGAAGCTGGCGCCACAGCCGGGTCAGGAGGTACAAGGACGAGAGGCCATTCGGACCGCCCTGCAGGGCTTTCTAGCCCTGAAGCCTCGCATGGACCTGACGACCCGCTATGTCCTGGAGGCTGGCGACATGGCCGTCCTCAGCGGACAGTGGAAGCTGACTGGAACAGGACCTGACGGGTCGGCCGTGGAAATGGGTGGCAAGAGCGTTGAAGTACTCCGCCGGCAACCGGACGGGACCTGGCTGTATGTGCTGGATCTGCCTTTCGGCGCGGACTGA
- a CDS encoding type II secretion system F family protein, translating to MDVPLIGAVVTFLAVLLASSAGILYLNSREALKVWRRRADGDRAVAEADEVSPGVVEQVKVQVYALLEWLGKLNQPSNSEEVRATRGKLVCAGYRSGKASLFYVGAKLLLAVIAVCLIALIPAKVLGFPSTTQLIFYYVLAAACGYYAPSLWLRRAIASRQDALQRAIPDALDLMVVCVEAGLGLDQAIGRVGEEVKRAHPALGDELNLLALELRTGVTRQEALRNLAHRTDLEEVRNLVAILVQTDRFGTSIGQALRVHADSMRTTRRLKAEELAAKLPVKLLLPLIFFIFPSMFIVTIGPACIRMVRVLFPALLGQ from the coding sequence ATGGATGTCCCATTGATCGGTGCGGTCGTCACATTTCTAGCTGTTCTGCTGGCGAGTTCAGCTGGGATTCTCTATCTCAATTCAAGAGAGGCGCTGAAAGTCTGGCGCCGACGGGCGGATGGCGACCGAGCCGTCGCGGAGGCTGATGAGGTTTCTCCCGGAGTCGTCGAGCAGGTCAAAGTGCAAGTGTATGCCCTGCTCGAATGGTTGGGTAAGCTGAATCAGCCGTCCAACTCGGAGGAGGTGCGCGCGACGCGGGGCAAGTTGGTCTGCGCCGGTTACCGTAGCGGGAAAGCGTCCTTGTTCTACGTCGGCGCCAAGCTGTTGCTGGCGGTGATCGCCGTCTGTCTGATAGCCCTGATTCCAGCCAAGGTCCTTGGGTTCCCCAGCACTACGCAATTGATTTTTTACTATGTCTTGGCCGCAGCCTGCGGGTATTATGCTCCATCGTTGTGGCTGCGCAGGGCGATTGCGAGCCGCCAGGATGCGCTCCAGCGGGCGATCCCGGATGCATTGGACCTGATGGTGGTCTGTGTGGAGGCCGGGCTCGGATTGGATCAGGCCATCGGGCGGGTCGGCGAAGAGGTCAAGCGCGCCCATCCGGCTTTGGGCGATGAGCTGAACCTCCTGGCCCTTGAATTACGAACGGGCGTCACGCGGCAGGAGGCGCTGAGAAATTTGGCGCACCGCACGGATTTGGAGGAAGTGAGAAATCTGGTTGCGATTCTGGTTCAGACAGACCGATTCGGGACCAGTATCGGCCAGGCCCTTCGCGTCCATGCGGATTCCATGCGAACGACGCGCCGGCTCAAGGCGGAAGAGCTGGCAGCCAAGTTACCGGTCAAGCTCCTGTTGCCCCTCATCTTCTTCATTTTCCCCAGCATGTTCATCGTCACGATCGGGCCGGCTTGCATCCGCATGGTGAGAGTGCTCTTTCCCGCGCTGCTCGGTCAATAA
- a CDS encoding YdbL family protein, whose protein sequence is MHRWNQAVLVGALVVMGFVWGIPAWALSLDEAKAKGLVGEKPSGYLGVVSGGGEVQALVNDINQKRRQAYEDIASRNKTNIKDVESLAGEKAIQNTKPGHFVQSPSGQWIKK, encoded by the coding sequence ATGCACCGGTGGAATCAAGCCGTCCTGGTTGGTGCGCTCGTCGTGATGGGTTTCGTGTGGGGCATCCCGGCCTGGGCCCTGTCGTTGGATGAAGCCAAGGCCAAGGGGCTGGTCGGAGAGAAGCCGAGCGGGTACCTGGGGGTCGTCTCCGGCGGAGGGGAGGTGCAGGCCCTGGTGAATGACATCAATCAGAAGCGCCGTCAGGCCTATGAGGACATTGCAAGCCGCAACAAGACGAATATCAAAGATGTCGAATCCCTGGCAGGCGAAAAGGCGATTCAAAACACCAAGCCCGGGCATTTCGTTCAGTCGCCTTCCGGGCAGTGGATAAAGAAATAG
- a CDS encoding tetratricopeptide repeat protein: MITFAVAAFAGLNATISLAASYFPNLSQTHLAEGKAFLNRGDVAEAIAEFRAAIRLQPDHAEAYYNLGYALGRQGDLDGAIAAYAEAVHLRPHDPAYADVYANLAHALGQKGDLDGAIAAWKEVVRLHPGDTEASANLQLALRKRGDLDRVVVAWQEAIRLQPGESLAYAGLATTLTEKGDLDGAIAAWRHSVRLNENDALAQLNLGVALGQKGDLDGEIAAYREAIRLKPNDPDFAEAYFDLAYALAQKGEVEEAIAAWRKAIRLNPTAGSERKRLGLARTAQGSLERAIAAWQARIRVDPADAFAHFKLGIALGQKGDVAGEIAAYREAIRLRPHDPNLAEVYHQLGKALAHQGAWRDAIETYQALARVKPDDPRIKHSLGDAHRVLGLTLLEKGELSQAIEQLGMTLRFDPANEEAKRALASALLTERTQRR; the protein is encoded by the coding sequence GTGATCACATTCGCGGTCGCGGCATTCGCCGGACTGAACGCGACCATCTCGCTGGCGGCCAGCTATTTCCCTAACCTTTCCCAAACCCATCTCGCGGAAGGAAAGGCCTTCCTCAATCGAGGCGACGTCGCAGAGGCCATCGCCGAATTTCGCGCGGCGATCAGGCTCCAACCGGACCATGCCGAAGCCTACTACAACTTGGGCTATGCGCTGGGCCGGCAGGGAGACCTCGATGGCGCTATCGCCGCCTATGCGGAAGCGGTCCATTTGCGGCCCCACGACCCCGCCTATGCCGATGTCTACGCGAACCTCGCCCATGCCCTCGGCCAGAAAGGCGACCTGGACGGCGCGATTGCCGCTTGGAAAGAGGTGGTCCGTCTCCATCCCGGCGATACGGAAGCCAGCGCAAACCTGCAACTCGCGTTGCGAAAGCGAGGCGATCTGGATCGAGTGGTCGTGGCCTGGCAGGAAGCGATTCGCTTGCAACCGGGCGAATCGTTGGCCTATGCCGGGCTGGCGACCACCCTGACTGAAAAGGGCGATCTGGATGGCGCGATTGCCGCCTGGCGGCACAGCGTCCGTTTGAACGAGAACGACGCCCTCGCGCAGCTCAACCTGGGCGTGGCGCTGGGACAGAAGGGTGATCTCGACGGAGAGATCGCCGCCTACCGCGAGGCCATCCGTCTCAAACCCAACGACCCGGACTTCGCCGAGGCCTATTTTGACCTCGCCTACGCCCTCGCGCAGAAAGGCGAGGTGGAGGAGGCGATTGCGGCCTGGCGGAAAGCGATCCGCCTGAACCCGACCGCAGGATCGGAACGCAAACGCTTGGGCCTCGCCCGCACCGCGCAGGGGAGCCTGGAGCGGGCGATTGCCGCCTGGCAAGCCCGCATCCGGGTCGATCCCGCCGACGCCTTCGCCCATTTCAAGCTGGGCATTGCGCTCGGGCAGAAGGGAGATGTGGCGGGCGAGATCGCAGCCTATCGTGAGGCCATCAGGCTCCGGCCGCATGATCCCAACCTGGCCGAAGTCTATCATCAACTCGGCAAGGCCCTGGCGCACCAGGGCGCCTGGCGCGACGCGATCGAGACCTATCAGGCGTTGGCGCGTGTCAAGCCGGACGATCCGCGCATCAAACATTCGCTGGGCGACGCGCATCGCGTGTTGGGTCTGACCTTGCTCGAAAAAGGCGAGCTGAGCCAGGCCATCGAGCAGTTGGGCATGACCCTGCGATTCGATCCCGCCAACGAGGAGGCCAAGCGCGCCCTCGCCAGCGCCCTGCTCACGGAACGCACCCAGCGACGGTAA
- a CDS encoding YnbE family lipoprotein has translation MVATGTGLVGCTPRVEVAPPDKPITINLNVKIDHEIRVKVDKELDQVLSDKSGLF, from the coding sequence ATGGTTGCAACCGGAACCGGCCTCGTCGGGTGCACGCCCCGGGTGGAAGTCGCGCCGCCGGATAAGCCCATCACGATCAATCTCAACGTCAAGATCGACCACGAGATCCGGGTCAAGGTTGATAAGGAATTGGATCAGGTGCTCTCGGATAAGAGCGGCCTCTTCTGA